One Algihabitans albus DNA segment encodes these proteins:
- a CDS encoding TRAP transporter small permease — MLPLIEDAARLVSALGSNDAWTISNAMRGAGAWLFGAVLTAVGGGALALIYHLSPLVDRYFERTLMVSCYLLMAGIIFVEVFRRFVLNEQAPWSTTLPPFLFLILTWFGCAYNVRLRTHLAFSELRMALPRLGQFACLCLDHLLWLVFCWIVVVTSLRVVANSASNFQILLGTDNIMQWWLLTSVPLSFIAMAARTFENAAEDITNLRRGRNLISPQAIGAD; from the coding sequence ATGCTGCCTTTAATCGAGGATGCCGCGCGGCTGGTCTCAGCGCTCGGCTCGAACGACGCCTGGACGATCAGCAACGCCATGCGCGGTGCAGGCGCCTGGCTTTTCGGCGCGGTTCTGACGGCGGTCGGCGGCGGAGCGCTCGCCCTGATCTACCATCTATCGCCCCTCGTCGACCGCTACTTCGAACGCACTTTGATGGTGTCGTGCTACCTTCTGATGGCCGGCATCATCTTCGTAGAGGTCTTCCGGCGCTTCGTCCTCAACGAGCAGGCCCCCTGGTCGACGACGCTGCCGCCGTTCCTCTTCCTCATCCTGACCTGGTTCGGCTGCGCCTATAACGTGCGGCTGCGCACGCATCTGGCCTTTTCCGAGCTTCGCATGGCGCTGCCGCGTCTCGGGCAGTTCGCGTGCCTCTGCCTCGATCACCTTCTCTGGCTCGTCTTCTGCTGGATCGTCGTGGTCACCTCGCTGCGCGTCGTGGCCAACTCCGCCTCGAACTTCCAGATCCTGCTCGGCACGGACAACATCATGCAGTGGTGGCTGCTGACGAGCGTGCCCTTGAGCTTCATCGCGATGGCCGCGCGGACCTTCGAGAACGCGGCCGAAGACATCACCAATCTGAGGCGCGGCAGAAATCTGATCAGCCCCCAGGCGATCGGCGCGGACTGA
- a CDS encoding TRAP transporter large permease: MDGNWITLISIGATLLFLLGVPVFLVIGYWVIGASLVLGMTLDNIGAALGDVFTDGFALLAMPLFILTGDLINRSGIARRLSDFAYACLGWIRGGLGMASLGACGLFAAISGSNSATTATIGSMLHPEMVKGGYDPRFSAATAAAGGTVGIIIPPSIIFIVYGFLLNLPISDLFVAGILPGALMVIAMQFVCWVVCKRNGWGYLIPLQFARIAKTGLGAWLGFFAIGLVLWGIYTGKFSPTEAAGVTVGFCVIVGLLSLPLHRLIGTKGEERPVTDRGYAEMLVVQGFRVTELPSITMRSAQITGILAPLIAVSVVMQQILSLLGAQEVIGDFVTGMGGYYAVLFTAMVIIFISGMVLESLPVTIILAPILAPIAHSIGVEPVQFAVIFLVGASIGFITPPYGLNLYVASSVTGVPYFRLIRYTVAYIAALLTVWLVVALVPDLSTALLPSR, translated from the coding sequence ATGGACGGAAACTGGATCACGCTCATCTCGATCGGCGCCACCCTGCTCTTCCTGCTCGGGGTACCGGTCTTCCTCGTCATCGGCTACTGGGTCATCGGCGCCAGCCTGGTGCTGGGGATGACGCTCGACAACATCGGCGCGGCGCTGGGCGATGTCTTCACCGACGGTTTCGCCCTGCTCGCCATGCCGCTCTTCATCCTCACCGGCGATCTGATCAACCGCTCCGGCATTGCCCGACGCCTGTCGGACTTCGCCTACGCCTGCCTAGGCTGGATCCGCGGCGGGCTCGGCATGGCGAGCCTCGGCGCCTGCGGGCTGTTCGCGGCGATCTCGGGATCGAACTCGGCGACGACGGCGACGATCGGCTCGATGCTTCATCCGGAGATGGTCAAGGGTGGCTACGATCCGCGCTTTTCCGCCGCCACCGCGGCCGCGGGCGGGACCGTGGGTATCATCATCCCGCCCTCGATCATCTTCATCGTCTACGGCTTCCTGCTGAATCTGCCGATCTCCGACCTCTTCGTCGCCGGCATCCTGCCAGGCGCGCTCATGGTGATCGCAATGCAGTTCGTCTGCTGGGTGGTCTGCAAACGGAACGGCTGGGGGTATTTGATACCGCTTCAGTTCGCCCGAATCGCCAAGACCGGGCTCGGTGCCTGGCTTGGGTTCTTCGCGATCGGCCTGGTGCTTTGGGGCATTTACACAGGTAAGTTCTCGCCGACGGAAGCAGCCGGCGTGACCGTCGGCTTCTGCGTTATCGTCGGCCTTCTCAGCCTCCCACTGCATCGCCTGATCGGCACCAAGGGAGAGGAACGCCCGGTCACCGATCGAGGCTATGCCGAAATGCTGGTCGTCCAGGGCTTTCGCGTCACCGAGCTTCCGTCGATCACGATGCGCTCGGCCCAGATCACCGGCATCCTCGCGCCCCTGATCGCCGTATCCGTGGTCATGCAGCAGATCCTCTCCCTTCTCGGCGCGCAGGAGGTAATCGGCGATTTCGTCACGGGCATGGGTGGCTACTACGCGGTCCTCTTCACGGCCATGGTCATCATCTTCATCTCGGGCATGGTGCTCGAAAGCCTGCCGGTAACGATCATCCTCGCGCCGATTCTGGCCCCCATCGCTCATTCGATCGGCGTAGAGCCCGTGCAGTTCGCCGTGATCTTTCTGGTCGGCGCTTCAATCGGCTTCATCACGCCGCCTTACGGCCTCAACCTCTATGTCGCAAGCAGCGTGACGGGTGTTCCCTACTTCCGGCTAATTCGTTATACGGTCGCCTACATAGCCGCACTGCTGACGGTTTGGCTGGTCGTCGCACTCGTCCCGGATCTATCGACGGCGCTGCTGCCGTCGCGATAG
- a CDS encoding IclR family transcriptional regulator, whose product MGGRDEQSDTIPTNLRLLLVLEEVARLGVPATPTEINQKLGLPKPTIHRLFSTLEQAGFLQREIDGRAYTPGRRMRTLSLGVLSSLRVRTARLAVLSALAEDIGETCNIALPDRDAMLYLDRIETKWPLRIQLPIGTQVPFYCTASGKIYLSSLADSHLKRYARAAALTPHTERTLTEPEKLLEEIKRTRSRGFAQDDEEFMVGMIAIAVPILDPNGRFLSSLSFHAPTQRMTLERATTHLERLRRAAKELSKLVADD is encoded by the coding sequence ATGGGCGGCAGGGACGAACAGAGCGATACGATTCCAACCAATCTGCGTCTCCTTCTGGTTCTCGAGGAGGTGGCACGGCTCGGGGTTCCTGCAACGCCGACGGAGATCAATCAGAAACTCGGCCTGCCCAAGCCGACGATTCATCGCTTGTTCTCGACGCTTGAGCAGGCCGGGTTCCTGCAACGCGAGATCGACGGTCGGGCCTACACGCCGGGACGCCGGATGCGCACGCTCTCGCTGGGCGTCCTCTCGTCGCTGAGAGTACGCACGGCGCGCCTGGCCGTGCTGAGCGCTCTTGCGGAGGACATCGGCGAGACCTGCAACATCGCGCTTCCCGACCGCGACGCAATGCTTTACCTCGACCGTATCGAGACCAAATGGCCGCTGCGGATTCAACTGCCGATCGGCACGCAGGTCCCTTTCTACTGCACGGCGAGCGGCAAGATCTACCTGAGCAGTCTCGCCGACTCGCATCTCAAGCGCTATGCGCGCGCAGCCGCGCTGACCCCACACACCGAACGCACGCTAACGGAACCGGAGAAACTTCTGGAAGAGATCAAGCGTACCCGCTCCCGCGGTTTCGCTCAGGACGACGAGGAATTCATGGTTGGCATGATCGCGATTGCCGTCCCGATCCTTGACCCCAACGGACGTTTCCTGTCGTCGCTCTCCTTTCACGCTCCGACGCAGCGCATGACCCTGGAGCGCGCGACGACGCATCTGGAGCGCCTCAGGCGAGCCGCCAAGGAGCTCTCCAAACTGGTTGCAGACGATTGA
- a CDS encoding Ldh family oxidoreductase yields MTPQEQRIETSDRDGDKLMVPARLVEAQLRAVLSAWGMPAEQTEITTRIMLATDLRGVDSHGIGLLPLYDELRQAGKLTMAPQVEVLRETPVTALLDAGGGLGHYPGDRAMRLAIEKCRSSGLAAVAVRNSNHFGAAGIYALLAAEAGFIGLATSNVWNAAVVPTRGREPMFGTNPLAFAAPAGRNPPFCLDIATSTVAIGKLRLAWLEGRDLPEGWAVDEQGHPTRDAAAALALRLLTPLGSRSELSSHKGYGLAAMVEVLSAMLSGASFAVLRDPDADRLNVGHFFLALDPAAFRDRAEFEAEMDEMIDRLRASRPVDPALPVLVPGDPEITEERERQVMGVPVSRKLAVMLRDVAQRCGARYLLETPAG; encoded by the coding sequence ATGACGCCCCAGGAACAGCGTATCGAAACCAGCGACCGTGACGGCGATAAGTTGATGGTGCCGGCGAGACTGGTCGAGGCGCAGCTCCGCGCCGTCCTCTCCGCCTGGGGCATGCCGGCCGAGCAAACCGAGATCACGACCCGCATCATGCTGGCAACCGATCTGCGCGGTGTCGACTCCCATGGGATCGGGCTGCTGCCGCTCTACGACGAGCTTCGTCAGGCCGGCAAACTGACGATGGCGCCGCAAGTCGAGGTCTTGCGGGAGACCCCGGTTACCGCATTGCTCGATGCCGGCGGCGGTCTCGGTCACTATCCGGGCGACCGGGCAATGCGTTTGGCAATCGAGAAATGCAGGTCGAGTGGGCTCGCCGCCGTTGCCGTGCGTAACTCCAACCACTTCGGTGCTGCCGGCATTTACGCCCTGTTGGCCGCGGAAGCGGGGTTTATCGGCCTCGCCACCAGCAACGTCTGGAACGCCGCGGTAGTGCCGACCCGCGGACGCGAACCGATGTTCGGCACCAATCCGCTCGCCTTCGCCGCTCCGGCCGGGCGCAATCCACCGTTCTGTCTCGACATCGCGACCAGCACGGTCGCGATCGGCAAATTGCGTCTGGCCTGGCTCGAGGGCCGCGATCTGCCGGAAGGCTGGGCCGTTGACGAACAGGGGCATCCGACCCGGGATGCGGCCGCGGCCCTGGCTCTGCGCCTGCTGACGCCCTTGGGCAGCAGGTCCGAGCTCAGCAGCCACAAGGGCTATGGCCTGGCGGCCATGGTCGAGGTGCTTTCGGCCATGCTGTCGGGCGCAAGCTTCGCAGTGTTGCGCGACCCCGACGCAGACCGTCTGAATGTCGGACATTTCTTTCTCGCCCTCGATCCTGCGGCGTTCCGGGATCGCGCCGAGTTCGAGGCTGAAATGGACGAGATGATCGACCGGCTGCGTGCCAGTCGGCCTGTCGACCCTGCCTTGCCGGTTTTAGTACCGGGCGATCCGGAAATCACGGAGGAGCGGGAACGCCAGGTTATGGGCGTCCCTGTCTCGCGAAAGCTGGCCGTCATGCTGCGCGACGTCGCGCAGCGCTGCGGCGCCCGCTACCTTTTGGAGACTCCCGCCGGCTGA
- a CDS encoding FadR/GntR family transcriptional regulator, with protein MPITRRSDAPVLEVSAPVRQSKLADQLYEQILERIVSDQLKEDDRLPSEAELSRMFGVSRPVVREALSRLRADGLVISRQGSGSYVSRRPPRDFMRLAPIGSVADLLRCYEVRIALESECAGLAAQRRTPKQLETVRQALKDLEQAIDSGAVGMEADVRFHAAIAEACGNIWFETLTHSFGRHIENAIMLARKLSLLKDSERLARVQREHVAVFEAIEQGDAEAARLAMRRHLDNSRTRILNEQAEP; from the coding sequence GTGCCGATAACCCGCCGTTCCGACGCACCGGTATTGGAGGTCAGTGCCCCGGTGCGGCAGTCCAAGCTGGCCGACCAGCTCTACGAGCAGATCCTCGAGCGGATCGTCTCCGACCAACTGAAAGAAGACGACCGTCTGCCCTCGGAGGCCGAGCTGTCGCGTATGTTCGGCGTCTCGCGTCCGGTCGTGCGCGAGGCGCTGAGCCGCCTGCGCGCCGACGGTCTAGTGATCTCGCGCCAAGGATCCGGCAGCTACGTCAGCCGCCGGCCGCCGCGCGACTTCATGCGCCTGGCACCGATCGGCAGCGTCGCCGACCTGCTGCGCTGCTACGAGGTGCGCATCGCGTTGGAGAGCGAGTGCGCCGGGCTCGCCGCTCAGCGGCGCACGCCCAAGCAGCTTGAAACGGTCCGCCAAGCTCTCAAGGACCTCGAACAGGCCATTGACAGCGGAGCCGTCGGCATGGAAGCGGACGTGCGTTTCCACGCCGCAATCGCCGAAGCCTGCGGCAACATCTGGTTCGAAACTCTGACGCACAGCTTTGGCCGGCATATCGAGAACGCCATCATGCTGGCTCGCAAACTATCGCTCTTGAAGGACAGCGAGCGTTTGGCCCGCGTCCAGCGCGAGCATGTCGCCGTCTTCGAGGCGATCGAACAGGGCGATGCGGAGGCCGCGCGTCTCGCCATGCGCCGGCATCTGGACAACTCTCGGACCCGCATTCTCAACGAGCAGGCGGAACCCTGA
- a CDS encoding TRAP transporter substrate-binding protein, producing the protein MNVSKNLRGLSRRDLFKLTAQFGITSTLMAAGSLGGAVTLASLARAAESTYEKRFAKEPKHQLKFGASGFNARNLLIERAGCLEFARDLEERTEGEIRVEFIGDNQICGQLNCVEKTQLGITEIFAASTQNSAGAAPYYNVLDYAYMFPSRASQYYFLYHPESQRILRDPLEKRHGIKFLFSHCELRGIQLGQNFADKPLVTKLEDLFGTKNRVTGTQLGRIAMQQLNLNPVPVAWEETLDGLKQGLIDGAETWASAVAYANMSPVVAQSVDLRFFCGTEHTAMSSKIFDAMEPHLQDAIMESAYLAQVHVQAANEAALVKTVGFSDPQLPDTIFVDHNVRPAFLAEDQIKMAEEMCAPEHNPEPWAQWRERLDEWSGGIDTYQEIHRVAREIPVDMKPENVEPRRWWRTA; encoded by the coding sequence ATGAACGTTTCAAAAAATCTGCGTGGCCTTTCCCGTCGTGACCTCTTCAAGTTGACGGCACAATTCGGCATCACCTCGACGCTGATGGCGGCCGGCAGCTTAGGTGGCGCAGTCACGCTCGCTTCGCTCGCCCGGGCAGCGGAATCAACCTACGAGAAGCGTTTCGCCAAGGAGCCCAAGCATCAGCTCAAATTCGGAGCGTCCGGCTTCAACGCCCGCAATCTTCTGATCGAGCGGGCCGGTTGCCTGGAGTTCGCGCGCGACCTGGAGGAGCGGACCGAAGGCGAGATCCGCGTCGAATTCATCGGCGACAATCAGATCTGCGGTCAGCTCAACTGCGTGGAGAAGACGCAGCTGGGAATCACCGAGATCTTCGCCGCCTCGACCCAGAATTCCGCCGGAGCGGCGCCCTACTACAACGTGCTGGATTACGCCTACATGTTCCCCAGCCGGGCGTCGCAGTACTATTTCCTCTACCATCCCGAGAGCCAGCGTATCCTGCGCGACCCGCTGGAGAAGCGCCACGGCATCAAGTTCCTCTTTTCCCACTGCGAGCTGCGCGGCATCCAGCTCGGCCAGAACTTCGCCGACAAGCCGCTGGTCACCAAGCTGGAGGATCTGTTCGGCACCAAGAATCGCGTGACCGGGACGCAACTCGGCCGCATCGCGATGCAACAGCTCAACCTCAATCCGGTGCCGGTCGCTTGGGAAGAAACGCTCGACGGCCTGAAGCAGGGCCTTATCGACGGCGCGGAAACCTGGGCTTCGGCGGTGGCTTACGCCAACATGTCGCCGGTCGTCGCACAGTCGGTCGACTTGAGGTTCTTCTGCGGCACGGAGCACACCGCCATGTCGTCGAAGATCTTCGACGCGATGGAACCCCACCTGCAGGATGCCATCATGGAATCTGCCTATCTCGCGCAGGTCCATGTGCAGGCCGCCAACGAGGCGGCGCTGGTCAAGACCGTCGGCTTCTCGGACCCGCAGCTCCCCGACACGATTTTCGTCGATCACAACGTGCGGCCGGCCTTCCTCGCCGAGGACCAGATCAAGATGGCCGAGGAAATGTGCGCACCGGAACACAATCCGGAGCCGTGGGCCCAGTGGCGCGAGCGACTGGACGAATGGTCGGGCGGCATCGACACCTACCAGGAAATTCATCGGGTCGCCCGGGAGATTCCGGTCGACATGAAGCCGGAGAATGTCGAACCCCGGCGCTGGTGGCGCACGGCCTGA
- a CDS encoding GMC family oxidoreductase encodes MSGLQADYVVVGAGSAGCVLANRLSADPDVRVVLLEAGGRDWNPWIHIPVGYFKVMHNPSVDWCYRTEPDPGLAGRSLDWPRGKVLGGSSSLNGLLYVRGQHEDYDRWRQMGNVGWAADDVLPFFKKAEDQERGADDYHGIGGPLHVSNMRLQRPICDAWVASAQAAGYPFNPDYNGASQEGVGYFQLTARNGRRCSAAVAYLHPVRKRPNLTIVTNAQVLRLDFEGRRATGVVYRDRFGREQRVRAQGEIVLSSGAIGSPQILMLSGIGEGDVIASHGIAPLLDLPGVGKNLQDHLQARLVYKCNEPTLNDEVRSLFNQARIALKYLAFRAGPMTMAASLATAFLKTRPEVATPDIQFHIQPWSADSPGEGVHPFSAFTASVCQLRPESRGEIRLKSADAADHPAIHPNYLSTQLDCDTIVKGVRIAREIAGCAPLTSKISEEFRPGVGVVSDDDLLDWVRGTATTIYHPTGTCRMGFDGSAVVDARLRVRGIEGLRVADCSIMPEIVSGNTNAPAIMIGEKASAMIREDRRAGAAVGRTLPPAAAE; translated from the coding sequence ATGAGCGGCCTGCAGGCTGACTACGTCGTCGTGGGCGCCGGATCCGCCGGCTGCGTCCTCGCGAACCGTTTGAGCGCCGATCCGGATGTCCGGGTCGTCCTGCTAGAAGCTGGAGGGCGCGACTGGAACCCCTGGATCCACATCCCCGTCGGCTACTTCAAGGTGATGCACAATCCGAGCGTCGACTGGTGTTACCGGACGGAGCCGGATCCCGGACTCGCCGGGCGCTCTCTCGACTGGCCGCGCGGCAAGGTTCTCGGCGGCTCCTCGTCGCTCAACGGACTGCTGTACGTGCGCGGTCAGCACGAGGACTACGACCGCTGGCGCCAGATGGGCAATGTCGGCTGGGCGGCGGACGACGTCCTCCCCTTCTTCAAGAAGGCCGAGGATCAGGAGCGCGGCGCCGACGATTACCATGGCATCGGGGGCCCGCTGCATGTCTCCAACATGCGCCTGCAGCGTCCGATCTGCGATGCCTGGGTGGCCTCGGCTCAGGCGGCCGGCTATCCCTTCAATCCAGACTACAACGGCGCCAGCCAGGAGGGTGTGGGCTACTTCCAGCTCACGGCCCGCAATGGGCGACGCTGCAGTGCAGCCGTCGCCTACCTGCATCCGGTGCGCAAGCGGCCCAATCTCACCATCGTCACCAATGCTCAGGTTCTTCGCCTGGACTTCGAGGGCCGGCGGGCGACAGGGGTGGTCTATCGCGACCGCTTCGGTCGCGAGCAGCGCGTCCGGGCGCAAGGCGAGATCGTGCTCTCGTCGGGTGCGATCGGCTCGCCGCAGATCCTGATGCTGTCTGGGATCGGCGAGGGCGACGTGATCGCGTCCCACGGCATTGCACCGCTCCTCGACCTACCGGGCGTCGGCAAGAACCTGCAGGATCATCTGCAGGCGCGGCTCGTTTACAAGTGCAACGAGCCGACCCTGAACGACGAGGTGCGCAGCCTTTTCAACCAGGCCCGCATCGCGCTCAAGTACCTCGCCTTTCGCGCCGGTCCGATGACCATGGCGGCAAGTCTGGCGACGGCGTTCCTGAAGACGCGGCCCGAGGTCGCGACACCCGACATACAGTTTCATATTCAGCCTTGGTCGGCCGACAGCCCGGGCGAGGGGGTGCACCCCTTTTCCGCCTTCACCGCGTCGGTCTGTCAGCTGCGACCCGAAAGCCGTGGCGAGATTCGGCTGAAGAGCGCGGACGCCGCCGACCATCCGGCGATCCACCCGAATTATCTCTCCACCCAGCTCGACTGCGACACCATCGTTAAGGGCGTCCGCATCGCCCGCGAGATTGCCGGCTGCGCTCCGCTGACCAGCAAGATCTCGGAGGAGTTCCGGCCAGGGGTCGGGGTTGTCAGCGACGACGATCTGCTCGACTGGGTGCGCGGCACGGCGACGACGATCTATCACCCGACGGGTACCTGCAGAATGGGGTTCGACGGTTCGGCCGTCGTGGATGCACGGCTGAGGGTGCGCGGCATCGAGGGCCTGCGCGTCGCCGACTGTTCGATCATGCCGGAGATCGTCTCCGGCAACACCAACGCACCGGCAATCATGATCGGCGAGAAGGCCAGCGCCATGATTCGCGAAGACCGGCGGGCCGGGGCGGCGGTTGGCAGAACTCTGCCGCCTGCGGCCGCAGAGTGA
- a CDS encoding TAXI family TRAP transporter solute-binding subunit, with the protein MPAGDLIREDKMRKSVIEGVIGIAVIAGIALTAQSAAAERLRLMTGPQGGSWYPLGGAIQNIVESNMDGTSIQVLPGAGIANVKAVQVGRAEMGFANSVSTVDGVKGNPPFDSPQDNVCNVSTLYPQYFQVVALANSDLQSPADFKGKAAAVQPKGNTGEAITAHMLQAYGLSYEDMSRVNHGSYTDSVAMMKDGNADFFTLGTTVPAGSIMDLASARDIKLVPIDDEGLARMQEINPGYQRIMVKSGSYPGQDADVPTIGYATHLVAQCSLDEEIVYDVVRNLYANVSDLASIARAMQGITPEVMGADIGVPMHAGAVRFFEEKGAM; encoded by the coding sequence ATGCCGGCCGGCGACCTGATAAGGGAGGATAAAATGAGAAAATCCGTTATTGAAGGTGTGATCGGCATCGCCGTGATCGCTGGTATCGCGCTGACCGCGCAAAGCGCCGCCGCGGAACGGCTTCGCTTGATGACGGGGCCGCAAGGTGGGTCCTGGTATCCTTTGGGCGGCGCAATCCAGAACATCGTCGAGTCCAACATGGACGGCACCAGTATCCAGGTGCTTCCGGGCGCTGGTATCGCCAACGTCAAGGCGGTGCAGGTCGGCCGTGCCGAGATGGGATTCGCCAACTCGGTCTCGACCGTTGACGGCGTCAAGGGAAATCCACCCTTCGACTCGCCTCAAGACAATGTCTGCAACGTCTCAACGCTCTATCCGCAGTATTTTCAGGTGGTGGCTTTGGCCAACTCCGACCTGCAAAGCCCGGCCGACTTCAAAGGCAAGGCGGCTGCCGTGCAGCCGAAGGGCAACACCGGCGAGGCGATCACGGCCCACATGCTGCAGGCCTATGGTCTGAGCTACGAGGACATGTCGCGAGTCAACCACGGGTCCTATACGGACTCGGTGGCGATGATGAAGGACGGTAACGCCGACTTCTTCACCCTCGGCACCACGGTACCGGCGGGCTCGATTATGGATCTGGCAAGCGCCCGTGACATTAAGCTGGTTCCGATCGACGACGAAGGGCTGGCTCGTATGCAGGAGATAAATCCCGGTTACCAGAGAATCATGGTGAAGTCGGGGAGTTATCCGGGCCAGGACGCGGACGTGCCGACGATCGGCTACGCCACCCATCTCGTCGCGCAGTGTTCGCTGGATGAAGAAATCGTCTATGACGTTGTCCGGAACCTCTACGCCAACGTCAGCGACCTGGCGTCGATCGCTCGCGCGATGCAGGGCATCACGCCCGAGGTCATGGGGGCGGACATCGGAGTGCCGATGCACGCCGGGGCGGTCCGGTTCTTCGAGGAGAAAGGCGCGATGTAG
- a CDS encoding TRAP transporter permease, whose protein sequence is MFAGKSWAARAIVIVGLAMSGFHLYVAFFGPPDAYVLRSTHLGFALTLAFLMLPWRAKAEAERPGWYDLSMLLGALAAAAYPIVFNDYIVNRMAYVDPLQTADFVLGVTMIVLLLEATRRAVGLALPITAAAFLGYAFFIADFDLEMLLDQLYMTTEGVFGIPTSVSATYVMLFILFGTLIERTGTGRLFMDFAMSLTGHTAGGPAKVACITSGLFGSVSGSAVANVMTTGTFTIPMMKRIGYRPGFAGAVEAVASTGGQIMPPIMGAAAFVMAEFLGVSYLSVAAFALLPALLYYVALFAAVHFEAKRTGMQGLPRSELPIMTDVLMERGHLFLPLVIIITVLLLGYSAPFAALCGIVSVIPTALLRRSTRQYVRLGTILEALVAGARNTVSVALACACAGIVIGVITLTGLGIDFTGLVLDASRNSLVLALVLTMIAGIILGMGMPTTPAYIVQVALLVPAIVNLGIAVEAAHMFVFYYAILSAITPPVAMAVYAANGISRASLWDSGLTALKLGATGYIVPFMFVFGPSLLLIGHWSDVMLSMLTAITGVICLAGGLTGYLLGPAAIWQRLLLVTAALVLIKPGLGTDLIGAACLGLVIASQLWLRRRNEPATVPLATGDANPGTRSGPDA, encoded by the coding sequence ATGTTTGCGGGTAAGTCATGGGCTGCCCGGGCGATCGTTATCGTCGGGTTGGCAATGTCCGGATTCCATCTTTACGTGGCCTTCTTCGGGCCGCCCGACGCCTATGTGCTGCGCAGCACCCACCTCGGTTTCGCGCTGACGCTGGCGTTCTTGATGCTGCCGTGGCGTGCGAAAGCCGAGGCCGAGCGGCCGGGCTGGTACGACCTTTCGATGCTGCTGGGCGCGCTGGCGGCGGCGGCTTATCCCATCGTCTTCAACGACTACATCGTGAACCGCATGGCCTACGTCGACCCGCTGCAAACGGCGGACTTCGTGCTTGGCGTGACGATGATCGTCTTGCTGCTGGAGGCGACACGCCGCGCCGTCGGCCTGGCGTTGCCGATAACTGCCGCCGCGTTTCTGGGCTATGCCTTCTTCATCGCCGATTTCGACCTCGAGATGCTGCTTGACCAGCTCTACATGACGACGGAAGGGGTGTTCGGCATCCCGACCAGCGTCTCGGCAACCTACGTGATGCTGTTCATTCTGTTCGGCACCTTGATCGAGCGTACCGGAACCGGACGACTCTTCATGGACTTCGCCATGAGCCTGACGGGACATACCGCCGGCGGGCCGGCCAAGGTCGCTTGTATCACCAGCGGTCTGTTCGGTTCGGTCTCGGGCAGCGCGGTGGCCAACGTGATGACCACCGGCACCTTCACCATTCCGATGATGAAGCGGATCGGTTACCGCCCTGGCTTTGCGGGGGCCGTCGAGGCGGTGGCCTCGACCGGCGGCCAGATCATGCCGCCGATCATGGGAGCGGCCGCCTTCGTCATGGCCGAGTTTCTGGGCGTCAGCTACCTCTCGGTCGCCGCCTTCGCGCTATTGCCGGCACTGCTTTACTACGTGGCCCTGTTCGCCGCCGTGCATTTCGAGGCCAAGCGCACCGGCATGCAGGGATTGCCGCGCAGCGAGCTGCCGATCATGACCGACGTGCTGATGGAACGCGGTCACCTCTTCCTGCCGCTCGTGATCATCATTACCGTGCTGCTGCTCGGCTACAGCGCGCCCTTCGCCGCGCTTTGCGGGATCGTCTCGGTGATTCCGACGGCGCTGTTGCGGCGTTCGACGCGGCAGTACGTGCGCCTCGGAACCATTCTGGAGGCTCTGGTCGCCGGTGCGCGCAACACCGTGTCCGTGGCGCTGGCCTGTGCTTGCGCGGGTATCGTCATCGGTGTCATCACCCTGACGGGCCTCGGTATCGACTTCACGGGCTTGGTGCTCGACGCCTCGCGAAACAGCCTCGTCCTCGCTCTCGTGCTGACCATGATCGCCGGCATCATTCTCGGCATGGGCATGCCGACGACACCGGCTTACATCGTCCAGGTCGCCCTCCTGGTGCCGGCGATCGTCAACCTCGGCATCGCCGTCGAAGCGGCGCATATGTTCGTCTTCTACTACGCTATTCTATCGGCCATCACACCGCCGGTCGCCATGGCGGTCTATGCCGCCAACGGCATCTCGCGCGCCAGCCTCTGGGACTCGGGCCTTACGGCACTCAAGCTCGGCGCTACCGGCTACATCGTGCCTTTCATGTTCGTTTTTGGCCCCTCGTTGCTGCTGATCGGCCACTGGTCCGACGTGATGCTGTCCATGCTGACCGCGATCACCGGCGTGATCTGTCTCGCCGGCGGTTTGACCGGTTATCTGCTGGGCCCAGCCGCGATCTGGCAGCGCCTGCTCTTGGTCACGGCAGCCCTGGTGCTGATCAAGCCGGGTTTGGGTACGGACCTGATCGGCGCTGCCTGTCTCGGCCTGGTGATTGCCAGCCAGCTATGGCTGCGCCGGCGCAACGAGCCCGCGACGGTGCCTCTCGCGACCGGCGACGCCAACCCGGGGACGCGGAGCGGCCCGGATGCCTAG